The stretch of DNA TAAATTTTTTCtctcattttgcatcacacatttatatatgtttgatatgtatttaattgaacaTTATATAATCTCTTGTCTTATACATCAATATATGATGACacacacattatggttagtatttttatataaataataacataaataatatattaataatgatagaagttagaattttatattgatgtgcTTTATAATTTTATTATAATCATATAGTTTTGATTCAGGTTTTGGATTGATTTTAAATTTTTATTGTATTATCATTGGATAGTATATATAAATTTAGGTGGttatttgatactattttataatggcataagtgggtaatttatatgaagattagagggttactttatattattttttataatatcAGAGGtaagtaatttagatacatgtttagggggttactttagtctatattcataatggcaaaggtgggtactttataagaaaaatataatagatccaatgactattatgattagagttgccaaATTGATgaccggatgtttctgatttttgtgagaatttattagatttctttattttttagactgtccacctaAAATCCTAGGTGACTTCATCTGGAGAtttcaaaaggagcctccaattagtaatagtaagatttttcTAGGGTTGATTCCGAAAGAGCAACatcctatttttttaaaaaaaatacaagaaaatattttttgggcagcagaaaatatatttttgagagGATTTTTTTAGGCTCTAAAGTTTTGGTATCTTCGCGATCATAGACATGCTGGCCTTTTCATCTTCGTAGCTGGAATCCACGAGGGCCTTCATCTTGCCCGGCCCAATTTGCAGGTGTGCAATGGGCTGTCTCAGATGGGCTTCAAAAGGCAACGACCCATCAGCCAAACATATTGATATATGCGAAAGGACCTGTAGCCCAGTGGTTACAAAAGCCTCGGTAGCAcctgaggtcctgggttcgactccctgTGAGAGCGAATATTATAGGATTTAACAGCATTGTgtattcagtggtaggcgacgttcccgtcgacagcgcggcgcccgcggtgacttcgtcaatctcgagaatttgccggctcagtcttcaaagatgctcctaggggtagggtttgcgtacgtgtgttcataggggtgtgagtatgagtgtgcgtgcattgtgagtgtcttagttgtactgtgtaatctcaaaaaaaaaatcagccaaacatatattttttaattacaAGATCAAACATGTGTTGCTAACCCGTCGATGAATGAGATCGGAATCTGCAGTCTAGCACCCATATAAACAAGTTAATGCACTCGTTGGTAGTCAGCCGGATATATAGTATAAACACATCTTGATGTATCTAACTTTAGCTCCTTTGGCTCTCGTTGGGCAGGTCTTTTTCCTTCAGTTAATGCACTGGTAGGTTTTGTATCTTAATTTGCTCGAGTTTCAGATTGTAGTATCCTCTGAGATGGAGGGAAGAGAATCAGGCTTACGGTAAATCCTGGTGAATATTCATGGGAGGTCAGCAAGTTCTGGCCTAAGAGTGGTAAAGAAAAACAGtgtgcttcatcttagatcatTAATGACGAGGATGAAATAATATGAAGTTTTCAAAACGATATGTGATAGTATTACTGACATTCATCTGCACAAATGTTTGCTAAGTACATGGGTACCCTTGCAACATTGAGCGAGTTGGTTTCTCGATTGCTTACACTGTCGCAGCTGATGCCATCGGTGTGAATCAGGCAAACAAGGGCAGCACAGATTCCCGGTGGGTGGGCTGCACAGAGAATATATAGGAGGTAGACGTTTTCTGCTGCTGTCATTTCATATTGTGGTCCTTGATATGTGGTTTAATTCCACTTGATCCCAACAGATTAACCATTCTGGTCCTTTGTCGCCTATTTGTTGGTGTAGCACATGGTTTCATATTTCCTGCCACATTTCACACTGTTCTAGCGCTATATCAGGGAGGGAAAAAAAGCACGTTGATCCAGCCTATTTGTTGCTGCAGGTATTCCTTATCCATCTTATTTCCAGTTCTCATCCTGGGTGCACAGGATCCCTCGATTATTTGGATTCGCTGTACGTGCACGTGCAGGAGCTAGAGAAACACTGACAATATCTTGCGTACTGTGTTGAAGCACGTTGATGGCCGTGCAGGTATACAGGATGTAGCTTTGCTTGGGTTCCAAATTTTGCTTCTCGGTACTTTCCCAATCCTGCTTTTCAATGACTTTGCCACCGTTTTTGCTAATTGGTGTCTTGGCATCTGTTGAAGATCCTAGATAGATTACAGCTTGCAACTTTTAGGATGGCTCTTGTCTTGCGTCTCCTCATGTTTCCGTCGGCAAGCTGTGGTGCACCTCCGGTCCGACGGGGACCTCTTCGTTGTGACGCCGAGGATGAGGTGCGCGGCGCCCCGGCGCCTTGGTCACCAGAGCCCATTTCGTGGACGGCTGGCCCGGAGCTCCGGATCGATCTGGAGGTAGCCCCTGTGGGTAAGATTTGGACACACACCGGTTGCCGTTCAGGTAGCAGCGTGGCAGGACGGTGTACATTCATGCCCCACGGCCGCTGTTCTCCGTAAACAAACACTACTCCGTATGTTGTAAGGAGCCCTTACAACACGCCACGAGAAGTAGCTAGCAGGGCGTGGCCGTCGCCTTCTACGCGCCGAACGAGTCCACAAAGAGATGGGGGGAATTTGGCTTGTACCGAGACTTGGACCCCCGCTGGCTCCTTCCTGTCTCGCCGTCTCGGCCGCGCactgctcctgtggctccggTGGTCTCCGGAGCGGCCTGCTTGGCTTGGTTGTTGTTGGCTTGCTGCCGCGCCCGCGCGTCCTCATTCGGTCGTGCGGCCCGGCGGTCGCCACCAGCCAATGCAATGATCTGTGGTGCGCCGCCCAAAAGGccaaaaggagagagagaaaccCCACCCGATggagagcgcgcgcgcgcggcctgaGCAAAGCAAAGATGGTTGAGATGTGTGAATCCCGATGCGGCGGCCTGCGGGTGCGGAAGCCACCGTGCCGGAGATCCCATCCCATTACGTTCCACTGCCCGGCGCGCGGcgtacgtacgtacgtacgtCACGCTGCACCTCCACGGCTCCGATCCACCGCCGGCGCCCATGGCATGCcattgcctgcctgcctgccactactttctctctctctgcgtCTCTGTCTCTCATAGTCTCGTCACACATCGCAACCACTGGtgccccacacacacacacagattAGTATTAATAACTGATTATTAAGGCTAGTACGAAAGTTAAAGCTGCTCGTCTCATCCATTTTAAAAACtctcccaggacagccagattaTTAGCTACCAGTAATCAATCCCCAAGTTGCAGGAGGAGTAGGCCCCCGCCCATCCCATGGAGAGGAAGACGCAGGTACTGGTACCAGCTAGCCGAAAGGCACCTCCAAGTTGGAGCCGCGCCAGACCAGATACGtgggagcgagcgagcgagcgatgGGAAAGGACACAGCCGCAGGGGGCGCCACGCCAGCGACTCCGGAAGGGCCAGGGAACAGGGGGGAGCCGGTTTGATTTGCGTGCGGGGGCCGACGGATGGATGGCaaccgcgggcggcggcgacctcagCCCTTGGCGGCGCCCAAGGGGCGGGGCCTTTTGCCTGCGGTTGCCTTGCGCCCGCGGCGCTCAGATTATAGCCCTAATAAAACACCCGCGCCGCGCTCGGATCCTCTGCGCGCACCTGTCTGTGTTCGCTGTGCGGTTGCATTCGCATGTCTGCTATCCGTGCATGCGTCTCCGCGCAGTGCATGCGTAGAGGATCCTGGGAGCAGACAGTGGGGTGTCGCGGCAACACGCAGGCGCCGACGACCGCCAATGTCATTGGAGCGGAACCCCAATCTGGGGCAGCTGCCGATGCATCATACAACACCTCCTCCCAGCAGGCCTCAGCTGCCCCCTGACACCCCGGAGGACCGCCTCCAGTCCTCTATATAAGCAGCAGCCAccccccggccggcctcctagCCACTAGCTGTTGGTCGCCTAATAACTTGGTTCACACACCAGAGGTCCAGAGCTTGGCCATTCTTTTGGCTCCTTACTGTCTCCATTGCCGACAGCTAGAGCTCTCGATCATATCGTTACAAGGCACTACTATCTGCTGCAgcgggctctctctctctctctctctctctctctctctctctctctctctctctctctctctctctctctctctctctctctctctctctctctctctctctctctctctctctgtcctcTACTAGCACATCGTCTCGAGATCATCTCGCACGGCGGCGTCTATCTCCGCCGCTCGGCTGAGCTGAGGTCGTCGGAGGAGGAGCTAAGGGAGACTGTGAAAAGGATTAGAAGGTGAAGCTAGCTAGCAGTGAGATGAGCTGCAACGGCTGCCGCGTGCTGCGCAAGGGCTGCAGCGACGCCTGCGTGCTCCGGCCCAGCATCGAGTGGATCGACGGCGCGCAGCCGCAGGCCAACGCCACCGTCTTCGTCGCCAAGTTCTTCGGCCGCGCCGGCCTcgtcgcctccctcgccgccgtcccgctGCACCACCGCCCAGGTAACTAGCTAATCAACCAACAGCCGGCCTCGTTATACTTGTACTACTCGGCCGTGTCTCCAGTATCAGCTAGCTATTCCATCGGCAGACTCATAGTATCATCATCTGTTCTAGATAAAAGTAATTACAGTACTTCAGGTTGATCGTGCCATAGTAATATAAGTAATTATAGGTTCAATTATTCGGTAGTGTGAACTAATGGCATCGTAAGATCAGCCTTGTTAATTAGTAGATAGTAGTGTCTGCAGTTAACTGCTGCAGGCCGGCGCTTTGTTCTCATCTAGACCAAGCAACAATGTTATCTTGAAGAGAATACTAGCTAGACGAGACCTGACCCTGACCTGTCCACAAAGGTATCCGCGCAAGTACCATCGTTTTAACATTTCTTTATGGCGTTACGCGACCTTCCGACGCCCCCATGGGACAAAGGCCACAAAAAGCAGAATCGTTTTTCTGGCCaggcccaacccaacccaaatgCTACTTCACCCAACCGACTCGAACATATTTGTGTTCTGGCAGATCAGATACGCTAGTTATTAATTTTTTTGAAGCGAAGATATGCTAGTTATTAATTGGCTGATGGGATTTTGTAGTCATGATTTCAACCTTTTCGTCTTTCGGCGACTTATAGTTAACTTTTGTAAGGATGATATAATTGGCTTTTAATTTGACTTTGAACTGTGCATGGCTCCTGACAAAGCCAGATATATATAATACCTTCTATTGTTCTATCCTTGCATTGGCCCTGTAAAAGAAAACAGACTAAAGCAATTGCCTTCTTTATTTATTGTAGTCATGGTTTCATTAATCAATTTACACAAAAACCATTATACAATCGTAGTTCCTTGCATACTTAATCATCATGTAATATATATGAATCGAAACACATAATTATATTGATTATAAGCTCACTCTAAGCGCACTTAAGCGGTTGTTTAGTTGCTTTTTTTTCTAGTTAACAATGATTTCATGAAACTCGGAAATGTCATATTAGCATTTTTTTATGTCAAATTGTAGAGCACGCGTGATTCCTGAAAAGGTTTGAGTTTTAGCCGGCCGCATCATGTTCATTGTGTGCAAATAACAAAAAAAGTTCATTGTGTATGCATTGGGGGTTGGTTGAGTTAACGACTGACGTGGCATGCACACGTGGATGGATGCAGCCCTGTTCCGGTCGCTGCTGTACGAGGCCTGCGGGCGGACCATCAACCCGGTGAGCGGCGCCATCGGCCTCATGTGGACGGGCAACTGGGACCTCTGCCAggcggccgccgacgccgtcctCCGCGGCGAGTCCCTCCGCGCGCTCTCCGCCATCCCCGCCGCGTTCACGGACCGCGACATGGACGGCCTCTACGGcagcgtcggcgccgccgcgtcctcctcctcgcccgagaactcctcctccgcgccgtccAGGAAGCGCGGCAGGAACAACAACAACGGCGGCCTCGCCTTcgtcaacgccgccgccgccgccgccgtgcccgccgccggcgcctgccAGAACCCGCCGGCGGGGCTGCTGCAGTCGTGCGAGCTGGACCTCTGCCTGacgccggcgtcgtcgccgATGGCGGGATCAGGGCGtcggggctgcggcggcgcgtcggACGAGTACTCCGCCACGACAACGTGCGAGGACCTGCAGGCCACCGGCGACGTGGAGGCCAGGGCGCCGGCGCTGCTGAACCTCTTCCACTGACTGATTGTGCCATCgcccttcttctttcttccttgtactTGTAAGAAGATGTGTAACTTTGTAGAGACAGGGTTCACCAGGGTGTGTGGTATTGGTAATTAGTTGCAGGAATCGGTCGGTGCTGGTTaatcaaagtttttttttgggggggggggggggggggggggggggctggggGGTGTATGTGTTGAAAATGGTTTTTGGGGTTCAtgtcctgtttagttcccaccccataaactcCGTAAACACAGACAAAACATCACATTGAATATTTCGAcatatgcatagagtactaaatgaagtctatttacaaaattttttgcatggatgggctgtaaatcgcgagacgaatctaatgagcctacttaatccatgatctgcaacagtgatgctacagtaaccatccattaattatggattagtcatggattaattagcatcattagattcgtctcgcgatttacaacccatatgtgcaaaaagttttgtaaatagacttcatttagtacttcaaattagcaagattccatcgcaaatttttctgcaaaacatctaaacacggcctcagtTGGTGAATTAACGAGTGTGTTAATTTGCTAGAGAAAACATGGGTTGGTGTAGCGAAGGGTGTGATGTGATGCATAGGTGGATTAACATCGAGCTGTTTGTAAGGTCCGTATCTCAATCAGGTTGAGAGAACCAAGGCCTTATATGCAATTCAaggttttcctcttttttttttatcttgggAGGGGAAGAAATATAAAATGAAGGAATGGGAGATTCGTGAGATTGGCAAACAAATGTTTCATATTTCAGTTTGAAAACATCTTTCCTTAATTTTTTTGTGCTACTAGCAGCTTTGAGCGCCAGATTGATGGAAACACAAGTTATTGGGGATTTTAAACTATTATATTTCAAATCAAAGGTTTGAATTCCGGAGCTAATTTCATTGTATAGGTATGAATCGCCAAATTTCCAAATCTAGATGTTAAACTTCCAAACAAAAGACTAAAAACAAAATGCAGGCAATGGTTCCATTGTCGCACAACcgagcatctccagcaatagCCCCCAAATCCTCTATCTCATAGCCTCCAAATAATGCATCCAAGTCCAACAAAAGCTCTCATATTTCAGCCCACATCCGTCCTGAAAGAGGCAGTTGAGTGGGATCCACAGATGGAAGGGGTCCCTAGAGACCCAAGGGGAGAGTTGGAGATCTCCCTAGCTTGGGGACCCAGCTGGAGTTGTTTTTGTTGACTCCACCATCATTCAAATTTGAGGTAAGAGGCTTGATAGAGGGTTTGCTGAAGTTGCtctaataaaaaaaaatataatttatcttttcTGATTCAGATCCAATCATCAATGTTTCTGGTCGACACACTTTGATCCTCTAAATTATCAGAGCATTTAATTTGTGGTTGGCGATCAAAGAGATTGATGATGAGTCAAGCAAACACCTCCCAGGAAAAAAGATTACGCGAAACAAACAAAATCACCTCTCTATCCTAGtcctagaaaaataaaaagaaaaaaaaattcattaaTCTCTCCCGAGCATACGGATGGAGCGAGAATGTTGAGGTGCCTGCGCACGCCGTCTGCAGATGACCGAGAGCGCGATGGATCAAGCTGGGACTGGGAGAAGAGCTCCAGACGACGCCCAAGAGACGGGGCCAGAATTTAGCTAGGGACGCAGCcagccggccaccaccgcctagAACCTATTCGACCGATCCAGTCAAGCAACGCATGCACACGCGGTGGCTCCCACCGTCGTCGACCTCCACCACCAAATACTCCTGGATCTCGCTCGGCGCGCATGGCCTTGACCAGCATCGTCGTCGCCACCTAGCTAGATACAGTTGCCACCAATAACCTTGCATTGCTTGCTCTCTGCCTCTCTGGTATGCGTTGCTGTCCAGCAGGAGCCTCGCGGCAAACTGATCGAACTGGTAGCATCAGTGATCAGTCACCATCGATAGCCCGTGAAGCAAGCCTAATGAGTGCGAGGCCTTGTGGACTCCCCGGAGGAGGAGCTGCACCGTGCTTTACCGAGAGATCAGAAGAGAGAATCAGAATTGGACGCGGGGCCTTTGGCGGATGCAAAGTGCGCAGGCGATTCAGTTGACTGATCAGCCTGACTCCATCCGTTGGAAATGGACAGCCCATGGCGACTACTCGGCCAAATCAGCTTACAATATTCAGTTTGCGGGGTCTCATGAACAATTCATCAGCTCTCACATCTGGCAAGCGGAATCGGAAGGGAAACACAAGTTCTTCACTTGGCTGCTCGTGCAATCCAAGCTACTAACTGCGGACAACCTACTCAAACATCAATGGCCTTGCGAACCGGTGTGTCAGCTTTGTAGTCAGGAGCCTGAAACGGCTGATCATCTTATTTTGAGCTGCTGCTTTGCGAAGAAGGTTTGGCACAAGATGTCACAGTGGATGTTGGGCTTTATCACAATGCCGTCTACAGATGTTTTAGTAGCTGATTGGTGGTAAAACGAGTTAGCAGGTCTACCGAAAAAGCAAAGACGGGTCAAGGCAGCACTCCTCATGTACACTGCTTGGAATCTTTGGAAGGAGAGGAATCGACGCATCTTTGAACATGTAAACTCGGATGCAGTGCGAGTCATGCAAGAGATCAAGGCAGAGGTCGTGGTTAGATGGCTTGCTTGCGGCGGGCCTGAGCTCACTTTCACTCATGATTAGTATTTTACTTCGTTTACTAGCTTCGGTGTTTTTGTGGGTTGAGTTTTCTTCGTTTTATGTAATATCGGTTTTGTACTAAACCTGcatgcttcttctccttaaaTGAAATAGCAGTGCTACTGCTTtaaccttcaaaaaaaaaagagatcagAAGAGAAGGCTGGTATCACCAGTCTTCTGGGAGGCGGCGATCACTTTGGATTGGACTCtctgttttatttttctttaacGAGAATGTCCTGTCCTGATCCTGATTCCTTTTCGATGTAGATGTGTCTTATACCAAGCCATCACCtggtatttttattttttttttctataaaagATAAAATTGTCTTACCCTCTGCGTCACAACTCACAAGGTCGTGTTATTTACACGTTTTTTCTTGCTTACATCAATCAGACGCCCCCAAACGAACCACCCCAAGAATATCTACATATCACTTTGGTTTGTTTGGATACCGAAATGCCTCTAGTTTTCAAGTTTCAGACTTTGACGTGCTTACCCTAGTTTTCCTATCAGGAGCCGCCGAACCGGTGGCTGGCTTTTCCTACCGGTCGGCTTGCGAATCCTACTCGATGCGGGTTTCTTACTAGGTTTTCTCCCCATTTCAGCCCGTTTGAATGGCTGGTGGCTGATCAGCCATCAATCGGGCTTTTTTTGGCCCCTCTCTCTCATTTCCACTTCCCGCTCCAGCCCAGCCGGTTATTGCCATCCGAACATTTCTCGTTGAAGGATATCAAGCGCctattgtaacaccctaggaTTAATCTCTGGTGCTAATAACATGTTGAGTCGCTAATTAGGGTTAATCAAGGTTTTAGTGCTAATCAAGTTGTCCAGTGTATTACATTCAACCGAGTTCGAGCACGTTTTTCTCCTTAATCCAAGCTccgaatcaactttcgcccaataCCAAAGTTATAGATCATCTTgttctctacaacttctattttggccaaatttcgggtttcaatatgaaatttggagtttttggCTGTCAAACTTTGGTCAAAATCAATGCAAATAAGTTCAACTAGGCTACTGTGCTCTCGACGCCGTACGCGTGCCGACGGCAACAGCACCGTGCCCGTTCGAGCCAACCCCGGGCCGAATCGGCCCCTGCGCCACCGGTCGCCATTGCCGCTccgcgccggagctccgcccttCCGTCGATTCCCTACCTCCGGTCCACCTCCACTCGATTCGAGAGCACGGTGAGCATCCTCGCGCTAtcctctccctccccgaccTCTTTCCCGGCTGTTTCCGGCGCTACCGCCGCGTGCCGCCTCCGTGCCGCCGAGGGCGCCCTGTTTgcaccgccgtgccgccgctgggCCGCCCTGCGTAGGGCCGcaagccgctgccgcgcgccccgaGGCCGTCGGGCTCCCCTGGCCGCGAGGCTGCtccgtccgccgccggccggcctccccgccggcgaggaacgcagcgccaccgcccatgcccgcgtgcgccgctgtcctgccccgcgcgcgccccttTGTCCGCCCCTCGTTCGCCTTGCCCAATCCTGTGCGGCGCCGctcgcaagccgccgccgccacctgctctGGCTAGGGCCCTGCCctgcttgcgccgccgccggccggctacCGCCGCCGCAGGTCCCTCCTCCCCTGTGCtagagcgccgccgcacccacGGCTTGCGTGGTCTGGGCAGGGCAAGCCGCCCTCCCTCTGAGCTATGGGGCCCACGGCTCCAATTAGGGgtagttttgtttttctttttgtttgattgGAGTGGAAGTTTgataatttgtagaaaaatgcaaaaaaatcctaaaaatgcaaaaccagtTCCTATAGTTTCATAATTTCGTGCTCTATCTGATAGAGCCATGTAATAGCTAGATTCCATTCTTTTGTTAGAtagttttgcttgttcttgtttaGATACCCCTGCGGTGCTGGGTAGAGATGGCGGATGGTGAAGTCGTCCACGGGTTCACagggtgttcgcacgtgcggggctcatcatccgggtgtttgcgggcttgattcagacttcggggtaattatgggaacagttgacgtgtgtggcccgacagggttttcacgtgtcgtgtgagttaggtccaccttgaaaggttaaattggatcgattcgccgtgactcgcagATATGAGAGTCTTGGTCAAtgtgtcgcatcgtagtaaggattgaaaggacagaaagaTGAAAGGTGGATTTATGGTTATGTTCTGGAAAAGATAATATGAATAACCATGTGTGTATTAGctgttcaggcaaatctagtgtTATTTATCAAactaattggagctaaaatattgaaagtaaggatccaatactagtgg from Panicum virgatum strain AP13 chromosome 9K, P.virgatum_v5, whole genome shotgun sequence encodes:
- the LOC120650376 gene encoding LOB domain-containing protein 37-like, whose translation is MSCNGCRVLRKGCSDACVLRPSIEWIDGAQPQANATVFVAKFFGRAGLVASLAAVPLHHRPALFRSLLYEACGRTINPVSGAIGLMWTGNWDLCQAAADAVLRGESLRALSAIPAAFTDRDMDGLYGSVGAAASSSSPENSSSAPSRKRGRNNNNGGLAFVNAAAAAAVPAAGACQNPPAGLLQSCELDLCLTPASSPMAGSGRRGCGGASDEYSATTTCEDLQATGDVEARAPALLNLFH